One genomic segment of Theobroma cacao cultivar B97-61/B2 chromosome 6, Criollo_cocoa_genome_V2, whole genome shotgun sequence includes these proteins:
- the LOC18596007 gene encoding uncharacterized protein LOC18596007 produces the protein MEQNLPVIAKRVWSIVRAVLFMMRKGISKRKLMVDLNMMLKRGKIASAKAIGNLMFHHHHNHSNHHKDPHISSFMAAAQEYEFSCSNTPNYIFPFNLATKKKSSINNYYHHFFACTHAPPTHDDDVATVNAVKVVLEMFNNNDSNMVVEASPMLPGFGQTPLARQLRITDSPFPLRDVDEDNGYVDKAAEDFINRFYKDLKQQNKRMAEL, from the coding sequence ATGGAACAAAATCTACCAGTGATAGCCAAAAGAGTATGGAGCATAGTAAGGGCAGTTCTCTTCATGATGAGAAAAGGGATATCAAAGAGAAAGCTCATGGTTGATCTCAACATGATGCTCAAACGTGGCAAAATCGCTAGCGCCAAAGCCATTGGCAACCTTATGTTCCACCACCACCACAACCACAGCAACCACCACAAAGACCCCCACATCTCATCCTTCATGGCGGCAGCCCAGGAGTACGAGTTCAGCTGCAGCAACACCCCCAACTACATCTTCCCTTTCAACCTCGCtaccaagaagaaaagtagCATTAACAACTACTACCACCATTTCTTCGCGTGCACCCACGCGCCTCCCACTCACGACGACGACGTCGCGACGGTGAACGCTGTTAAGGTTGTGTTGGAGATGTTCAACAACAATGACAGCAACATGGTGGTGGAAGCCTCCCCTATGTTACCAGGGTTCGGGCAAACTCCATTGGCCAGGCAACTTAGGATAACGGACTCTCCTTTTCCTTTGAGAGATGTCGACGAAGACAATGGCTACGTAGACAAGGCTGCCGAGGATTTCATAAACAGGTTTTACAAGGATTTGAAGCAGCAAAATAAGAGAATGGCTGAGTTATAA